Proteins from one Corynebacterium testudinoris genomic window:
- a CDS encoding PhoH family protein — MFESTTTNYFSDEQLDHHTSVTTRTYVIDTSVLLSDPWALRKFAEHAVVVPVVVITELEAKRHHPELGWFARQALRLLEDLRSTYERLDQPVPINVDGGTLRVELNHQDQSGLPAAFRGTEGDHRILACALNLQLEGHDTTLVTKDVPLRVKAGAVGLAADEYHAQDVVFTGYTGMESLHTTAETLDALYREGRAEVAGAEDLPVHCGVTLTSNTQSALGRVCADGTVRLVRGDSQAFGVQGRSAEQRVALDLLLDSSVGIVSIGGRAGTGKSALALCAGLEAVLERNEHRRIVVFRPLYAVGGQNLGYLPGSETEKMNPWAQAVFDTLDGLVSDNVMAEIQARDLIEVLPLTHIRGRSLHDSFVIVDEAQSLERNVLLTVLSRLGRGSRVVLTHDVAQRDNLRVGRHDGVQAVIEKLKDHQLFAHITLQRSERSAIAELVTDLLEDNH; from the coding sequence CTGCGCAAGTTCGCGGAACATGCGGTCGTGGTGCCCGTCGTCGTCATCACCGAGTTGGAAGCCAAGCGCCACCACCCGGAACTCGGGTGGTTCGCCCGCCAGGCCCTGCGCCTGCTGGAGGATCTGCGCTCCACCTACGAACGCCTCGACCAGCCGGTGCCCATCAACGTTGACGGCGGCACCCTGCGGGTGGAGCTCAACCACCAGGACCAATCCGGGTTGCCTGCCGCATTCCGTGGCACCGAGGGCGATCACCGCATCCTGGCCTGCGCGTTGAACCTGCAGCTGGAGGGGCATGACACGACGCTGGTAACCAAGGATGTGCCGCTGCGCGTCAAGGCCGGCGCGGTGGGGCTGGCGGCGGATGAGTATCACGCGCAGGACGTCGTGTTCACCGGGTACACGGGCATGGAATCGCTGCACACCACCGCGGAGACCTTGGATGCGCTCTACCGGGAGGGCCGCGCCGAGGTTGCCGGGGCCGAAGACCTGCCGGTCCATTGCGGCGTGACCCTCACCAGCAACACCCAATCCGCGCTCGGCCGGGTGTGCGCGGATGGCACCGTGCGGCTCGTGCGCGGCGATAGCCAGGCGTTTGGTGTCCAGGGGCGCTCCGCTGAGCAGCGCGTCGCCCTTGATCTTCTGCTGGATAGCTCCGTGGGCATCGTCTCCATCGGCGGGCGAGCGGGAACCGGCAAGTCGGCGCTCGCCCTGTGCGCCGGGCTGGAGGCTGTCCTCGAACGCAATGAGCACCGCCGGATCGTGGTCTTCCGTCCCCTCTACGCGGTGGGCGGGCAAAACCTCGGCTACCTGCCTGGCTCGGAAACCGAGAAGATGAATCCCTGGGCGCAGGCGGTGTTTGACACCCTGGACGGCCTGGTATCCGACAACGTCATGGCGGAAATCCAAGCCCGCGACCTCATCGAGGTCCTTCCGCTCACCCACATCCGCGGGCGCAGCCTGCATGACTCCTTCGTCATCGTCGATGAGGCGCAATCGCTGGAACGCAACGTCCTCCTCACCGTGCTCTCGCGCCTGGGCCGGGGTTCCCGCGTCGTGCTCACCCACGATGTGGCCCAGCGCGACAACCTGCGTGTCGGACGTCACGATGGGGTGCAGGCGGTCATCGAAAAGCTCAAGGATCACCAGCTCTTCGCCCACATCACGCTGCAACGATCCGAGCGTTCCGCCATCGCCGAGTTGGTCACCGACCTCCTCGAAGACAACCACTAA
- a CDS encoding GNAT family N-acetyltransferase — translation MAEATFTLRPIRPEDYLQVRAIYEMGLESGHATYETKAPTWEEFSRNKMMETVFVAVDIDDPDKLLGWVAAAPISSRSVFHGVVENSIYIHPDAAGRGVAGALLDKLIETCQQLQKWGIHAWVFPENEGSAGLHKSRGFQKVGTFHHMAKMTYGELAGQWRDTDVYELLLPKPGE, via the coding sequence ATGGCTGAAGCTACCTTCACTCTGCGACCCATTCGTCCGGAGGACTACCTCCAGGTCCGGGCAATCTACGAAATGGGCCTCGAATCCGGGCACGCAACCTACGAAACCAAAGCCCCCACCTGGGAAGAATTCAGCCGGAACAAAATGATGGAAACCGTCTTCGTGGCGGTGGACATCGATGACCCGGACAAGCTCCTCGGCTGGGTGGCTGCGGCCCCCATCTCCTCCCGCTCCGTCTTCCACGGCGTGGTGGAAAACTCCATCTACATCCACCCCGATGCCGCCGGTCGTGGCGTCGCTGGGGCCCTGTTGGACAAGCTCATCGAGACCTGCCAGCAGCTGCAGAAGTGGGGCATCCACGCCTGGGTCTTCCCCGAAAACGAAGGATCCGCGGGACTACACAAGTCCCGCGGATTCCAGAAGGTGGGCACCTTCCACCACATGGCGAAGATGACCTACGGTGAACTCGCCGGCCAATGGCGCGACACGGATGTCTATGAGCTGTTGCTGCCCAAGCCCGGTGAGTAG
- a CDS encoding MDR family MFS transporter, whose translation MVTSTTTTRAPRIGFILGALVTTMLMSSLGQMIFSTALPTIVGELGGVDHMSWVISAFLVTMTIAMPIFGKVGDRIGRKWLYLFGIAVFVIGSVMGGSAQSMELLIVARAIQGFGAGGMMVTSQAIMAEVVPARERGKYMGMMGAVFGLSSVLGPVLGGWFTDGPGWRWGLWMNLPLGILALLVSLLVLDLRSSKPNIRTYDWLGTVLIAVATFSLILLTTWGGTQYAWTSPTILGLGALTVSAAIAFVITELKVVDPLIPMSLFANRNMALTTAAGTVLGLSMVGALGYLPTYLQMVHTLSPTDAGLMMIPMMLGMVGTSTVVGFIITKTGHYKYYPLVGMAIVAFALYLMSRLTVDTSLVQLGWLFFVFGFGLGLVMQVLVLIVQNSFPVTLVGTATATNNFFRQIGSSLGASLVGSMFIHNLHANLAENLPGAFASMGPAGAEMAQQFSAQGGAANSLTPAAVNELPTAVRDAVLVSYNDGLTPVFLLMVPLAIFAFLLLLPVREEKLKDTID comes from the coding sequence ATGGTAACCAGCACAACTACTACCCGCGCTCCGCGCATTGGCTTCATCCTCGGCGCCCTCGTGACCACGATGCTCATGAGCTCGCTGGGCCAGATGATCTTCTCCACCGCCCTTCCCACCATCGTCGGTGAGCTCGGCGGCGTCGACCACATGAGCTGGGTCATCTCCGCCTTCCTAGTCACCATGACGATCGCCATGCCGATCTTCGGCAAGGTGGGTGACCGCATCGGGCGAAAGTGGCTCTACCTCTTCGGCATTGCCGTGTTTGTCATCGGCTCCGTCATGGGTGGATCCGCGCAGTCCATGGAACTGCTCATCGTCGCCCGCGCCATCCAGGGCTTCGGCGCTGGCGGAATGATGGTGACCTCACAGGCGATCATGGCGGAGGTGGTTCCGGCCCGCGAGCGCGGCAAATACATGGGCATGATGGGAGCCGTCTTCGGCCTGAGTTCCGTGCTCGGCCCGGTGCTGGGCGGTTGGTTCACCGACGGACCCGGTTGGCGCTGGGGCCTGTGGATGAACCTGCCACTCGGTATCTTGGCACTCCTCGTATCGTTGTTGGTGCTCGACCTGCGCAGTTCGAAGCCCAACATCCGCACCTACGACTGGCTGGGCACCGTGCTCATTGCCGTGGCTACGTTCTCGCTCATCTTGCTCACCACGTGGGGCGGGACGCAGTACGCCTGGACGTCCCCCACCATCCTGGGTCTGGGCGCCCTGACCGTCAGCGCGGCCATCGCCTTCGTCATCACTGAGCTCAAGGTCGTCGATCCCCTCATCCCCATGTCCTTGTTTGCCAACCGGAACATGGCACTGACCACCGCCGCCGGCACTGTGCTCGGTTTGTCCATGGTCGGCGCGCTGGGTTACCTCCCCACGTACCTGCAGATGGTGCACACGCTCTCCCCGACCGACGCGGGCCTCATGATGATTCCGATGATGCTCGGCATGGTGGGCACCTCCACCGTGGTGGGTTTCATCATCACCAAGACTGGGCATTACAAGTACTACCCGCTGGTCGGGATGGCGATCGTGGCGTTCGCGCTGTACCTCATGTCGCGGCTGACGGTGGATACCAGCCTGGTTCAGCTCGGCTGGCTGTTCTTTGTTTTCGGCTTCGGCCTGGGACTGGTGATGCAGGTTTTGGTGCTTATCGTGCAGAACTCCTTCCCCGTCACCCTGGTGGGGACGGCGACGGCGACGAACAACTTCTTCCGCCAGATCGGTTCCTCGTTGGGCGCTTCACTGGTCGGTTCGATGTTCATCCACAACCTGCATGCCAACCTCGCGGAGAATCTGCCGGGTGCCTTCGCCTCGATGGGTCCCGCGGGAGCAGAGATGGCGCAGCAATTCAGCGCCCAAGGTGGGGCGGCGAATTCGCTAACCCCGGCCGCAGTGAATGAGCTTCCCACCGCCGTCCGCGACGCCGTGCTTGTCTCCTACAACGACGGGCTGACGCCGGTGTTCTTGCTCATGGTGCCGCTGGCCATCTTCGCCTTCCTGCTGCTCCTGCCGGTGCGGGAGGAAAAGCTCAAGGACACCATCGACTAA
- a CDS encoding TetR/AcrR family transcriptional regulator, with translation MNNDKSRRELKRARTRRRIEDAATALVVKHGFDNITIDDICLAADISRRSFFNYMESKDEAVLGHPRLMMSDDRRAEFVAQPSANVVATALDYVAATLDDLEAADMECGAEEEFLATLKERRHQIMTSEPSVALLSLNRFREQSAQMQEVVMEHLEAHPGDRILQDEPLEVEASIINGLVREAIWLQVSRPCPTTDRTQRLRDAGATITTLTKELTW, from the coding sequence GTGAACAACGACAAATCACGGCGGGAGCTCAAGCGAGCACGCACCCGCCGCAGGATTGAAGACGCGGCAACCGCGCTCGTCGTCAAGCATGGTTTTGACAACATCACCATCGACGACATTTGCCTCGCAGCCGACATCAGTCGGCGAAGCTTTTTTAACTACATGGAATCCAAGGACGAGGCCGTCCTGGGACACCCCCGGCTCATGATGTCCGATGATCGGCGCGCCGAGTTCGTGGCTCAGCCCTCGGCCAACGTCGTGGCCACCGCGCTCGACTACGTTGCGGCAACCCTCGACGACCTAGAGGCAGCCGATATGGAATGCGGGGCGGAGGAAGAATTTCTGGCCACGCTGAAGGAACGCCGGCACCAAATCATGACCTCTGAACCCTCCGTGGCATTGCTTTCGCTCAACCGTTTTCGGGAGCAATCCGCGCAGATGCAGGAGGTCGTCATGGAGCACCTGGAAGCCCACCCCGGCGACCGGATTCTCCAGGACGAGCCACTCGAAGTCGAAGCCTCCATCATCAACGGGCTCGTCCGGGAGGCCATCTGGCTCCAGGTCAGCCGCCCCTGCCCCACCACCGATCGCACCCAGCGCTTACGTGACGCTGGCGCCACCATCACCACATTAACCAAGGAGCTGACATGGTAA